A genome region from Variovorax paradoxus includes the following:
- a CDS encoding peptidoglycan D,D-transpeptidase FtsI family protein, whose protein sequence is MTRGNRSVRYTTSPLLASKTPVWRSKFIVAGIALGFVMLAGRAAYVQVFGNSFFQRQGEVRFARTLELPANRGRILDRNGLILASSVVAPSIWAIPEDIERDDPEVRTKLKQVAKLLEMPQKDFDKKLEDEDKTFVWVKRQVDEPIAKQIAALNIKGIYQRREYKRQYPEGEAAAHVVGFTNVEDSGQEGIELAFNKDLAGKAGSRRVIKDRLGRVVEGVGDTVPPLDGKDIQLSVDSKVQFFAYQKLRDAVTARKAKAGSVVVLDSTTGEVLALANYPSYVPDKRQNLTGEQLRNRALTDTFEPGSTMKPITVAMALEAGRVKPQTLIETGPGRFQIGGFTISDTHNYGTLTVEGVIQKSSNVGALKIAQKMTPHEMWDTYTALGYGQKPQIQFPGAVTGRLRPWKTWKPVEQATMAYGYGLSASLFQMAHSYTSFAHDGSLIPVTILKNTEPPAGVRVFSPSNALAVRKMLQMAAGPGGTGTRAQTVGYSVGGKSGTAHKQVGKGYASNKYRAWFTGMAPIEKPRIIVAVMIDEPSDGQYFGGLAAAPVFSEVVQQTLRMMNVPPDLAVKPLVMTQGVDESF, encoded by the coding sequence ATGACCCGCGGCAACCGCAGCGTGCGCTACACCACCAGCCCCTTGCTCGCGAGCAAGACGCCGGTGTGGCGAAGCAAGTTCATCGTCGCCGGCATCGCGCTGGGCTTCGTCATGCTCGCCGGCCGCGCGGCCTACGTGCAGGTGTTCGGCAACAGTTTCTTCCAGCGGCAGGGCGAAGTGCGCTTCGCGCGCACGCTCGAGCTGCCGGCCAACCGAGGCCGCATCCTCGATCGCAACGGGCTCATCCTGGCGTCCAGCGTGGTGGCGCCCAGCATCTGGGCCATCCCCGAGGACATCGAGCGCGACGACCCCGAGGTTCGCACCAAGCTCAAGCAGGTGGCCAAGCTGCTCGAGATGCCGCAGAAGGACTTCGACAAGAAGCTCGAGGACGAGGACAAGACCTTCGTCTGGGTCAAGCGCCAGGTCGACGAGCCGATCGCCAAGCAGATCGCCGCGCTCAACATCAAGGGCATCTACCAGCGCCGCGAATACAAGCGCCAGTACCCCGAGGGCGAGGCCGCCGCGCACGTGGTGGGCTTCACCAACGTGGAAGACAGCGGGCAGGAGGGCATCGAGCTCGCGTTCAACAAGGACCTGGCCGGCAAGGCCGGGTCGCGCCGCGTCATCAAGGACCGCCTGGGCCGCGTGGTCGAGGGCGTGGGCGACACCGTGCCGCCGCTGGACGGCAAGGACATCCAGCTCAGCGTGGACAGCAAGGTGCAGTTCTTCGCCTACCAGAAGCTGCGCGACGCCGTGACGGCGCGCAAGGCCAAGGCCGGCAGCGTGGTGGTGCTCGACAGCACCACCGGCGAGGTGCTCGCGCTGGCCAACTACCCGAGCTACGTTCCCGACAAGCGCCAGAACCTCACCGGCGAGCAGCTGCGCAACCGCGCGCTCACCGACACCTTCGAGCCCGGCTCGACCATGAAGCCGATCACCGTGGCGATGGCGCTGGAAGCCGGCCGCGTGAAGCCGCAGACCCTGATCGAGACCGGTCCCGGCCGTTTCCAGATCGGCGGCTTCACCATCAGCGACACGCACAACTACGGCACGCTGACGGTCGAGGGCGTCATCCAGAAGTCGAGCAACGTCGGCGCGCTCAAGATCGCCCAGAAGATGACCCCGCACGAAATGTGGGACACCTACACGGCGCTCGGCTACGGCCAGAAGCCGCAGATCCAGTTCCCCGGTGCCGTCACCGGCCGACTGCGTCCCTGGAAGACCTGGAAGCCGGTCGAGCAGGCCACCATGGCCTACGGCTACGGCCTGTCGGCGTCGCTGTTCCAGATGGCGCATTCGTACACCTCGTTCGCGCACGACGGCTCGCTCATCCCGGTCACTATCCTCAAGAACACCGAGCCGCCGGCCGGCGTGCGCGTGTTCTCGCCCTCGAACGCGCTGGCGGTCCGCAAGATGCTGCAGATGGCCGCGGGTCCGGGCGGCACCGGCACCCGCGCGCAGACGGTCGGCTACTCGGTGGGCGGCAAGTCGGGCACCGCGCACAAGCAGGTTGGCAAGGGTTACGCGAGTAACAAATATCGCGCGTGGTTCACCGGCATGGCGCCGATCGAGAAGCCGCGCATCATCGTGGCCGTGATGATCGACGAGCCCAGCGACGGCCAGTATTTCGGCGGCCTGGCAGCGGCCCCCGTGTTCAGCGAAGTCGTGCAGCAGACCCTGCGCATGATGAACGTACCGCCCGATCTGGCGGTCAAACCGCTTGTGATGACGCAGGGCGTCGACGAGAGCTTCTGA
- the hslV gene encoding ATP-dependent protease subunit HslV, producing MEQFHGTTIVSVRRKTPQGDQVAIGGDGQVTLGNIVIKGTARKVRRLYHGKVLAGFAGATADAFTLFERFEAKLEKHQGHLTRAAVELTKDWRTDRVLRKLEAMLAVADATTSLIITGNGDVLEPEDGVIAIGSGGAYAQSAAKALIENTELTAEQIVRKSLAIAGEICIYTNMNHTVEAL from the coding sequence ATGGAACAGTTTCACGGCACCACCATCGTGAGCGTGCGCCGCAAGACCCCCCAAGGCGACCAGGTCGCCATTGGCGGGGACGGGCAGGTCACTCTCGGCAACATCGTCATCAAGGGCACGGCGCGCAAGGTGCGCCGCCTCTATCACGGCAAGGTGCTCGCCGGCTTTGCCGGCGCCACGGCCGACGCCTTCACGCTCTTCGAGCGCTTCGAGGCCAAGCTCGAGAAGCACCAGGGCCACCTGACCCGCGCGGCGGTCGAGCTCACCAAGGACTGGCGCACCGACCGCGTGCTGCGCAAGCTCGAGGCCATGCTGGCCGTGGCCGACGCGACCACTTCACTCATCATCACCGGCAACGGCGACGTGCTCGAACCCGAGGACGGCGTGATCGCCATCGGCTCTGGCGGCGCCTACGCGCAGTCGGCGGCCAAGGCGCTGATTGAAAACACCGAACTCACGGCCGAGCAGATCGTGCGCAAATCGCTGGCGATCGCCGGAGAAATCTGCATTTACACGAACATGAACCACACCGTGGAAGCGCTCTGA
- a CDS encoding UDP-N-acetylmuramoyl-tripeptide--D-alanyl-D-alanine ligase — MTDTTPLDITLARVQQWIPGSRLVGDASTVIARVHTDTRTLAAGDLFVALKGERFDANDFLADARKQGAVAAIAHHGLEAAGLAGLEVPDSLAALGALGAGWRAQFELPLIAVTGSNGKTTVTQMIAAILFASRAERALATAGNFNNEIGVPLTLLRLRAEHRRAVVELGMNHPGEIARLAAISRPTIALVNNAQREHQEFMATVEAVAVENASVFAVLPDDGTAVFPHGDVFTSLWTDMARDTGSRRCMTFGEPEDADISLESAEWAQGAWAVRIRTPLGSFATRLHIAGRHNVVNALAATACALAAGVSVETIAAGLDAFEPVKGRSRAIEVVLADGHALTLVDDSYNANPDSVIAAIDVLAALPGPRLLVLGDMAEVGDRSPEFHAEVGDRARERGIEAVYTLGTATAHAVTAFRGGAGGRHFDTFDALGAAVLSHLPQAGSVLVKGSRSMKMERVVQAIEAQARTLATTRKGGRS; from the coding sequence ATGACCGACACGACGCCGCTCGACATCACGCTCGCCCGTGTGCAGCAATGGATTCCCGGTTCGCGCCTGGTGGGTGACGCCTCGACCGTCATCGCCCGCGTGCACACCGACACGCGCACCCTCGCGGCCGGCGACCTGTTCGTCGCGCTCAAGGGCGAGCGCTTCGATGCCAACGACTTCCTCGCCGACGCGAGGAAGCAGGGCGCCGTCGCGGCCATCGCGCACCACGGCCTCGAGGCCGCCGGCCTGGCCGGGCTCGAGGTGCCGGACTCGCTGGCCGCGCTGGGCGCGCTCGGCGCGGGCTGGCGCGCGCAATTCGAACTGCCGCTCATCGCCGTCACCGGCAGCAACGGCAAGACCACGGTCACGCAGATGATCGCGGCCATCCTGTTCGCCAGCCGGGCCGAGCGCGCGCTCGCCACCGCCGGCAACTTCAACAACGAGATCGGCGTGCCGCTCACGCTGCTGCGCCTGCGCGCGGAGCACCGCCGCGCGGTGGTGGAGCTGGGCATGAACCATCCGGGCGAGATCGCGCGGCTGGCCGCCATCTCGCGCCCGACCATCGCACTGGTGAACAACGCGCAGCGCGAGCACCAGGAATTCATGGCCACCGTCGAAGCCGTGGCTGTGGAGAACGCTTCCGTCTTCGCGGTGCTGCCCGACGACGGCACGGCCGTGTTCCCGCACGGCGACGTCTTCACCTCGCTGTGGACCGACATGGCGCGCGACACCGGGTCGCGCCGCTGCATGACCTTCGGCGAGCCGGAAGACGCCGATATCTCGCTCGAAAGCGCCGAATGGGCGCAGGGCGCCTGGGCCGTGCGCATCCGCACACCTCTCGGCAGCTTCGCCACGCGGCTGCACATCGCGGGCCGCCACAACGTCGTCAACGCGCTGGCGGCCACCGCCTGCGCGCTTGCGGCCGGCGTGTCGGTCGAGACCATCGCCGCCGGCCTCGATGCGTTCGAGCCGGTCAAGGGCCGCTCGCGTGCCATCGAGGTGGTGCTGGCCGACGGCCATGCGCTCACGCTGGTCGACGACAGCTACAACGCCAACCCCGATTCCGTGATCGCCGCCATCGACGTCCTCGCCGCACTGCCGGGTCCGCGCCTGCTGGTGCTCGGCGACATGGCCGAGGTGGGCGACCGTTCGCCGGAATTCCACGCCGAAGTCGGCGACCGTGCGCGCGAGCGCGGCATCGAGGCCGTGTACACGCTGGGCACCGCCACCGCGCATGCCGTCACGGCGTTTCGCGGCGGCGCCGGAGGCCGTCATTTCGACACGTTCGACGCCCTCGGCGCGGCCGTTCTCTCGCACCTGCCGCAGGCCGGCAGCGTGCTCGTCAAGGGATCGCGCTCCATGAAGATGGAACGCGTGGTGCAGGCCATCGAGGCCCAGGCACGGACTCTCGCCACAACAAGAAAAGGAGGCCGGTCATGA
- the mraY gene encoding phospho-N-acetylmuramoyl-pentapeptide-transferase — protein MLLTLAQWLQTLSPEFGFLRIFQYLTFRALMAALTALVVGLVAGPFVIRRLAALKIGQPVRGYGMETHLTKSGTPTMGGVLVLFAIAFATLLWFDMSNRFVWIVLWVTMGFGAIGWVDDWRKVVRKDPEGMRSREKYFWQSVVGLIAAFYLLFSISESSNWRVLQLFFAWVQSGFDLDFPPKINLLVPFFKEVSYPLGGIGFVILTYLVIVGASNAVNLTDGLDGLAIMPVVMVGSALGVFAYVTGSAVYSKYLLFPNIPGSGELLVFCSAMAGAGLAFLWFNTHPAQVFMGDVGALALGGALGTIAVIVRQEIVFFIMGGIFVVEAISVMAQVMYFKYTKKRYGEGRRVLKMAPLHHHFEKSGWRETQVVVRFWIITMLLCLVGLSTLKLR, from the coding sequence ATGCTGCTGACACTGGCCCAATGGTTGCAGACGCTGTCGCCCGAATTCGGGTTCCTGCGCATCTTCCAGTACCTCACCTTCCGCGCGCTCATGGCCGCGTTGACGGCGCTCGTGGTCGGCCTGGTGGCCGGTCCCTTCGTCATCCGGCGCCTCGCCGCGCTCAAGATCGGCCAGCCGGTGCGCGGCTACGGCATGGAAACGCACCTCACCAAGAGCGGCACGCCCACCATGGGCGGTGTGCTGGTGCTGTTCGCGATCGCGTTCGCCACGCTCCTGTGGTTCGACATGTCCAACCGGTTCGTGTGGATCGTGCTGTGGGTCACCATGGGCTTCGGCGCCATCGGCTGGGTCGACGACTGGCGCAAGGTGGTGCGCAAGGACCCGGAAGGCATGCGCTCGCGCGAGAAGTATTTCTGGCAGTCGGTGGTCGGCCTGATCGCCGCCTTCTACCTGCTGTTCAGCATCTCCGAAAGCTCCAACTGGCGCGTGCTGCAGCTGTTCTTCGCGTGGGTGCAGTCGGGCTTCGACCTCGACTTCCCGCCCAAGATCAACCTGCTGGTGCCCTTCTTCAAGGAAGTGAGCTACCCGCTGGGCGGCATCGGCTTCGTGATCCTCACGTACCTGGTGATCGTGGGTGCGAGCAACGCGGTGAACCTCACCGACGGCCTCGACGGCCTGGCGATCATGCCGGTGGTGATGGTGGGCTCCGCGCTGGGCGTGTTCGCCTACGTCACGGGCAGCGCGGTGTACTCCAAGTACCTGCTGTTCCCCAATATCCCCGGCTCGGGCGAGCTGCTGGTGTTCTGCTCGGCGATGGCCGGCGCGGGTCTGGCCTTCCTGTGGTTCAACACCCATCCGGCGCAGGTCTTCATGGGCGACGTGGGCGCGCTGGCGCTGGGCGGCGCGCTGGGCACGATCGCGGTCATCGTGCGCCAAGAGATCGTGTTCTTCATCATGGGCGGCATCTTCGTGGTCGAGGCGATCTCTGTGATGGCGCAGGTGATGTACTTCAAGTACACCAAGAAGCGCTACGGCGAAGGCCGCCGCGTGCTCAAGATGGCGCCGCTGCACCATCACTTCGAGAAGAGCGGCTGGCGCGAGACGCAGGTCGTGGTGCGCTTCTGGATCATCACGATGCTGCTGTGCCTCGTGGGCCTTTCGACGCTGAAGCTGCGGTAA
- the hslU gene encoding ATP-dependent protease ATPase subunit HslU — MSMTPQEIVSELDNHIVGQPAAKRAVAIALRNRWRRQQVDDKLRHEITPKNILMIGPTGVGKTEIARRLARLADAPFIKVEATKFTEVGYVGKDVDSIIRDLAEIAVKQTRESESVKVRARAEDAAEERILDVLLPPARGADGATPALDGPNPTRQAFRKKLREHQLDDKEIELDLAETRAPLEIMGPAGMEEMTEQLRGMFGQMGGGKRKTRKLKIGEAMRLLIDEEAAKLVNEDEIRAQAITNAEQNGIVFIDEIDKVATRSEAQGSDVSRQGVQRDLLPLVEGTAVTTKYGVVRTDHMLFIASGAFHLSKPSDLIPELQGRMPIRVELQSLSVADFESILTQTRASLVKQYQALLATEGVTLEFTPEGVNRLATIAFEVNERTENIGARRLSTVMERLLDEVSFDATRLEGQSIRIDAAYVDQRLAALSHDEDLSRFIL; from the coding sequence ATGTCCATGACCCCCCAGGAAATCGTCTCCGAGCTCGACAACCACATCGTCGGGCAGCCCGCCGCCAAGCGCGCCGTGGCCATCGCGCTGCGCAACCGCTGGCGCCGCCAGCAGGTCGACGACAAGCTGCGCCATGAGATCACGCCCAAGAACATCCTCATGATCGGCCCCACGGGCGTGGGCAAGACCGAGATCGCACGGCGCCTCGCGCGCCTGGCCGATGCGCCTTTCATCAAGGTGGAGGCCACCAAGTTCACCGAGGTGGGCTACGTGGGCAAGGACGTCGACTCGATCATTCGCGATCTCGCCGAGATCGCCGTCAAGCAGACGCGCGAATCCGAAAGCGTGAAGGTGCGCGCGCGCGCCGAGGACGCTGCCGAGGAGCGCATTCTCGATGTGCTGCTACCGCCCGCGCGCGGTGCCGATGGCGCTACGCCTGCGCTGGACGGCCCCAATCCCACGCGCCAGGCTTTCCGAAAGAAGCTGCGCGAGCACCAGCTCGACGACAAGGAGATCGAGCTCGACCTCGCCGAGACGCGCGCGCCGCTCGAGATCATGGGTCCGGCGGGCATGGAGGAAATGACCGAGCAGTTGCGCGGCATGTTCGGCCAGATGGGCGGCGGCAAGCGCAAGACGCGCAAGCTCAAGATCGGCGAGGCGATGCGCCTGCTGATCGACGAGGAGGCTGCCAAGCTGGTCAACGAGGACGAGATCCGCGCGCAGGCCATCACCAACGCCGAGCAGAACGGCATCGTGTTCATCGACGAGATCGACAAGGTCGCCACGCGCAGCGAGGCGCAGGGTTCCGACGTGTCGCGCCAGGGCGTGCAGCGCGACCTGCTGCCGCTCGTGGAGGGCACAGCGGTCACCACCAAGTATGGCGTGGTGCGCACCGATCACATGCTCTTCATCGCGAGCGGCGCGTTCCACCTGAGCAAGCCGAGCGACCTGATTCCCGAGCTGCAAGGGCGCATGCCGATTCGCGTGGAGCTGCAGTCGCTGTCGGTGGCGGACTTCGAAAGCATCCTCACGCAGACGCGTGCGTCGCTCGTGAAGCAGTACCAGGCGCTGCTGGCCACAGAGGGTGTGACGCTCGAGTTCACGCCAGAGGGTGTGAATCGGCTCGCCACCATTGCCTTCGAGGTGAACGAGCGCACGGAGAACATCGGCGCACGCCGTTTGTCGACCGTGATGGAGCGCCTGCTGGATGAGGTAAGCTTCGACGCGACCCGCCTCGAAGGGCAATCGATCCGCATCGATGCCGCCTATGTCGACCAGCGCCTCGCGGCACTAAGTCACGACGAAGACCTTTCGCGCTTCATTCTCTGA
- the mraZ gene encoding division/cell wall cluster transcriptional repressor MraZ, whose product MFQGASSLSLDAKGRLSVPTRHRDVLSATAGGQLTITKHPHGCLMVFPRPEWEKFRERIAALPMSAQWWKRVFLGNAMDVEMDGTGRILVSPELRAATGIVRDTLLLGMGNHFELWDKATYEAKEAEATQGEMPDVFQDFAF is encoded by the coding sequence GTGTTTCAAGGCGCTTCATCGCTCAGTCTGGATGCCAAGGGGCGGCTCTCCGTGCCGACCCGGCATCGCGACGTCCTGAGCGCCACGGCAGGCGGCCAGCTCACGATTACCAAGCATCCGCACGGATGCCTGATGGTGTTCCCCCGTCCCGAATGGGAAAAATTCCGCGAGCGCATCGCCGCGCTGCCGATGTCGGCGCAGTGGTGGAAGCGCGTCTTCCTGGGCAACGCCATGGATGTCGAGATGGACGGCACCGGCCGCATCCTGGTGTCGCCCGAACTGCGCGCCGCCACCGGCATCGTGCGCGACACGCTGCTGCTGGGCATGGGCAACCACTTCGAACTCTGGGACAAGGCCACGTACGAGGCCAAGGAGGCCGAGGCCACCCAGGGCGAGATGCCGGATGTGTTCCAGGACTTCGCGTTCTGA
- a CDS encoding UDP-N-acetylmuramoyl-L-alanyl-D-glutamate--2,6-diaminopimelate ligase, protein MLTFTSPPLAAAWLKERAPQAALHADSRAVNAGDVFIAWPGAATDGRKHVAAALAQGAVACLVEHEGVEAFGFEGDERIVSYPGLKAATGPIASAFYDNPSGLLDVLAVTGTNGKTSTAWWLAESLSTLRAAGGVRAMKPDGTMQRDAPSPCAVMGTLGIGVPPELTYTGLTTPDPVMMQRGLRSLVERGFGACAIEASSIGIAERRLDGARIAVAVFTNFTQDHLDYHGSMDAYWQAKAELFRWPGLRAAVINIDDTHGASLCANLIDAGIGALDVWTVSADGKPARLVARDIGYDAQGLQFSVAEHGTAAVERLSTGLIGQYNVANLLGVLGTLRALGLTLAQAVTACGSLTSVPGRMDRAGTGEGAPLAVVDYAHTPDALDKALIGLRPLAKQRGGALWCLFGCGGDRDPIKRPMMAAVAERQADRVVVTSDNPRSEKPDAIIAQVLRGFSRPDAAQVQPDRGIAIADVIAQAAPQDVVLIAGKGHEAWQEVAGKRIEFSDKAHALDALALRGAA, encoded by the coding sequence ATGCTGACCTTCACTTCCCCTCCACTCGCAGCGGCCTGGCTCAAGGAACGCGCGCCGCAGGCCGCGCTGCATGCGGACAGCCGAGCCGTGAATGCCGGCGACGTCTTCATCGCGTGGCCCGGCGCCGCCACCGACGGGCGCAAGCACGTGGCCGCCGCGCTGGCGCAGGGCGCCGTGGCCTGCCTGGTCGAGCACGAAGGCGTCGAGGCCTTCGGCTTCGAGGGCGACGAACGCATCGTGAGCTATCCCGGCCTGAAGGCCGCCACGGGCCCGATCGCCTCGGCCTTCTACGACAACCCTTCGGGATTGCTCGACGTGCTGGCCGTGACCGGCACCAACGGCAAGACCTCCACCGCGTGGTGGCTGGCCGAGTCGCTCTCCACGCTGCGCGCGGCGGGCGGCGTGCGTGCGATGAAGCCCGACGGCACCATGCAGCGCGATGCGCCGTCGCCCTGCGCGGTGATGGGCACGCTGGGCATCGGGGTGCCGCCCGAACTCACCTACACCGGCCTGACCACGCCCGATCCGGTGATGATGCAGCGCGGGCTGCGTTCGCTGGTCGAGCGCGGCTTCGGCGCGTGCGCCATCGAGGCCTCTTCCATCGGCATCGCCGAGCGCCGCCTCGACGGTGCCCGGATCGCGGTGGCGGTCTTCACCAACTTCACGCAGGACCACCTCGACTACCACGGCAGCATGGACGCCTACTGGCAGGCCAAGGCCGAGCTGTTCCGCTGGCCCGGCCTGCGCGCGGCGGTGATCAACATCGACGACACGCACGGCGCCAGCCTCTGCGCCAACCTGATCGACGCCGGCATCGGCGCGCTCGACGTCTGGACCGTGTCGGCCGATGGCAAGCCGGCGCGCCTCGTGGCACGCGACATCGGCTACGACGCACAGGGCCTGCAGTTCTCGGTGGCCGAGCACGGCACGGCGGCGGTCGAACGCCTGTCCACCGGCCTGATCGGCCAGTACAACGTGGCCAACCTGCTCGGCGTGCTGGGAACTTTGCGCGCGCTCGGCCTCACGCTGGCCCAGGCGGTGACGGCCTGCGGCAGCCTCACCAGCGTGCCGGGCCGCATGGACAGGGCCGGCACCGGCGAAGGCGCACCGCTGGCCGTGGTCGACTACGCCCACACGCCGGACGCGCTCGACAAGGCGCTCATCGGCCTGCGCCCGCTGGCGAAGCAGCGCGGCGGCGCGCTCTGGTGCCTGTTCGGCTGCGGCGGGGACCGCGATCCGATCAAGCGCCCCATGATGGCCGCCGTGGCCGAGCGCCAGGCCGACCGCGTGGTCGTCACCAGCGACAACCCGCGCAGCGAGAAGCCCGACGCGATCATTGCCCAGGTGCTGCGCGGCTTTTCGCGCCCCGACGCGGCGCAGGTGCAGCCCGACCGCGGCATCGCCATTGCCGACGTGATCGCGCAGGCGGCGCCACAGGACGTCGTGCTGATCGCCGGCAAGGGCCACGAGGCCTGGCAGGAGGTTGCCGGCAAGCGCATCGAGTTCTCCGACAAGGCCCACGCGCTGGACGCGCTGGCACTGCGAGGTGCGGCATGA
- the ftsL gene encoding cell division protein FtsL: MARVNLLLMLAVIATALFLVHTQYQSRQLYTELDRSQQEARRLELDRDRLQVEKRAQATPLRVEKLAKEQLQMRTTSPAITQYVRPDGSVIPAVAPVAPAMPAAPGSKPAAKPAAAARSAR; this comes from the coding sequence ATGGCCCGCGTGAACCTCCTGCTGATGCTGGCCGTCATCGCGACGGCGTTGTTTCTGGTGCATACCCAGTACCAGTCGCGCCAGCTCTACACCGAGCTCGACCGCTCGCAACAGGAGGCGCGCCGCCTCGAACTCGATCGCGACCGCCTGCAGGTCGAGAAGCGCGCCCAGGCCACGCCGCTGCGCGTCGAGAAGCTCGCCAAGGAGCAGCTGCAGATGCGCACCACCTCGCCGGCGATCACGCAGTACGTGCGCCCCGACGGCTCGGTGATTCCGGCCGTGGCGCCGGTGGCGCCTGCCATGCCCGCCGCGCCGGGCAGCAAGCCCGCCGCCAAACCCGCCGCTGCAGCGAGGTCCGCACGATGA
- the rsmH gene encoding 16S rRNA (cytosine(1402)-N(4))-methyltransferase RsmH — protein sequence MNTPWTHTTVLLNEAVEALLSGSTEASGTYVDATFGRGGHARAILSRLGPQGRLIAFDKDAEAVAEAARISDARFSIRHQGFRSLGELPDASVNGLLMDLGVSSPQIDNPVRGFSFRFDGPLDMRMDTTRGESVAEWLATAELQQIAEVIRDYGEERFAVQIAKAIVARRQERGPISTTTELAELVAGTVKTREQGQNPATRTFQAFRIFINAELEELQQALEASLSVLQPGGRLAVISFHSLEDRIVKQFIAKHSKEVYDRRAPFAAPKVMKLRALERIKPSEEEVRGNPRSRSAILRVAERTEAA from the coding sequence GTGAACACCCCATGGACCCATACGACCGTCTTGCTGAACGAAGCGGTGGAAGCCCTTCTTTCAGGCAGCACGGAAGCCTCCGGCACCTACGTGGACGCCACCTTCGGGCGCGGAGGTCACGCGCGCGCGATCCTCTCCAGGCTGGGGCCGCAGGGCAGGCTGATCGCATTCGACAAGGATGCGGAAGCAGTGGCCGAAGCAGCGCGCATCTCCGATGCGCGTTTTTCCATCCGCCACCAGGGATTCCGGTCGCTGGGCGAACTGCCCGACGCGAGCGTCAACGGCTTGCTGATGGACCTGGGCGTGAGCTCGCCCCAGATCGACAACCCGGTGCGCGGTTTCAGTTTTCGTTTCGACGGCCCGCTCGACATGCGCATGGACACCACGCGCGGCGAGAGCGTGGCTGAATGGCTGGCAACGGCCGAACTCCAGCAGATTGCAGAGGTGATCCGTGACTATGGCGAAGAACGGTTTGCTGTTCAGATTGCAAAGGCGATTGTTGCTCGCCGACAAGAACGGGGCCCAATTTCAACCACCACCGAACTGGCCGAGCTCGTGGCTGGCACGGTCAAAACCCGCGAGCAGGGCCAGAACCCTGCAACGCGCACATTTCAGGCTTTTCGGATTTTCATCAACGCCGAGCTTGAAGAGCTGCAACAGGCGCTAGAAGCGAGCCTGTCCGTGTTGCAACCTGGCGGCCGGCTTGCGGTGATCAGCTTCCACTCGCTGGAAGACCGCATCGTGAAGCAGTTCATCGCGAAGCATTCGAAGGAGGTCTACGACCGCCGCGCGCCGTTTGCCGCGCCGAAGGTGATGAAGCTGCGCGCACTCGAGCGCATCAAGCCGTCCGAAGAGGAAGTGCGGGGCAACCCGCGCTCGCGCAGCGCGATCCTTCGCGTGGCCGAACGCACGGAGGCCGCATGA